From Penicillium psychrofluorescens genome assembly, chromosome: 1, one genomic window encodes:
- a CDS encoding uncharacterized protein (ID:PFLUO_000046-T1.cds;~source:funannotate) → MATAQLPASSRSARLADDAATAALYVTHPERKTSIRDSTATEELNPRVTGGTTNLSRASASAALLAHARAKPVEIWRPGRLPAAEKAALCVKDYTPPEIPMPKPSTEYSAEGLEAAVLAVRDRKSMASPPLTATGPKHDLSVSGAVGGRQQEKARLAATGAYTRMRADSGLGESEASHARPAAERARVESEDQLAHTDRANEASRIQHAHTNARLYTSSPPVAMEIKERNQRNSLRAAAIVMAKDMHDVSDDKVRPGATDTALSAAQQGQSQARSRKTVTGGADKTTALRQAIALQDAAQKRAAEKLAQMKDPNAEYLEYYGTTPQPQQSRWATRRKRTSSDADSAQMDEERSRHIRSQMFNLQKKMNRVDNKREMDRELLMKAAQRNVDAAMQDLEMKVYADTGRPTPSVQREWDRIAEGRARKEIETAEATGGVQGEQVNIGTHQFMDMADVEAVARSRLQPALDEITDQAETQRAQDVEARLDEEEQKRHAAVEREREADLRAEEKRQKKDAVKEETKAEPKSKKLFPVGLFRMKTKRGRIGKPIAQEDPTQDGVAAVQEEPAAQELAEQEAGPEEEASTAEGGFSREAHGQKAADEPEGAAAAIAAAGQTQTPAADGEGGFSREAHGQKAADEPEGAASVIAAAGQTQSPAADGEGGFSREAYGQKAADEPEGAASAIAAAGQTKTPAAADGEGGFSREAHGQTGADEPEGAAAVKVAAVAPIAKPTTLPTREDMQRGTSLPEIEDYDDTAAAASDPDAMRNIRPITSPRADRKLKTWFRDRLIRQSSDDPVAVYPHQPGPEFATDSESGFTGGAALTRKDEPRGAALSSHPVTGVDLEPHDNRQGGTMTPTEEEAVQPPPAQQNGGGKKNRLRRSFLKSVSRTTQESKTDGVTNGSQTLSDSKSRDVQGLRNSAVEQGLPVPPALGEAPSTGRESRFSEDL, encoded by the exons ATGGCGACTGCTCAACTCCCCGCGAGCTCCCGGTCTGCCCGGCTTGCGGATGACG CTGCGACCGCTGCGCTCTACGTAACACACCCCGAACGCAAGACGTCGATCCGTGACTCGACCGCAACCGAGGAACTCA ATCCCCGTGTCACGGGCGGCACAACCAATCTTAGCCGCGcttccgccagcgccgcccTCCTTGCCCACGCGAGAGCCAAGCCCGTTGAAATATGGCGTCCTGGACGACTGCCGGCCGCGGAAAAGGCCGCCCTGTGCGTGAAGGACTACACTCCCCCGGAGATCCCGATGCCAAAACCCAGCACCGAGTACAGCGCCGAGGGGCTTGAGGCTGCCGTGCTTGCTGTCCGCGACAGGAAGAGCATGGCTAGTCCGCCACTGACGGCCACGGGCCCCAAGCATGACCTTTCGGTCAGTGGCGCGGTGGGCGGCCGCCAGCAAGAAAAGGCGCGtctggcggcgacggggGCTTATACAAGGATGCGAGCTGACTCTGGGCTGGGTGAGTCTGAAGCGTCGCATGCGCGACCTGCTGCGGAGCGAGCGCGTGTCGAGAGCGAAGACCAGCTGGCTCACACCGACCGCGCCAATGAGGCTAGTCGTATCCAGCATGCTCATACGAATGCCCGACTTTACACTTCGTCGCCTCCCGTCGCGATGGAAATAAAGGAGCGCAATCAGAGGAACTCGCTTCGCGCTGCTGCGATCGTCATGGCTAAGGATATGCACGATGTCTCCGATGATAAGGTTCGCCCGGGTGCAACGGATACTGCTCTTTCCGCGGCGCAGCAAGGACAGTCCCAGGCGCGCTCGAGGAAGACCGTTACTGGTGGGGCCGATAAAACGACTGCCCTACGCCAAGCAATCGCGTTGCAAGACGCGGCGCAAAAGCGTGCTGCCGAGAAGCTCGCTCAGATGAAGGACCCGAACGCCGAGTACCTCGAGTACTATGGGACCACACCGCAGCCACAACAGTCCCGGTGGGCGACTCGCCGCAAGAGGACCTCGAGCGATGCGGATTCTGCAcagatggacgaggagcggTCGAGACACATTCGCAGCCAGATGTTCAAtctgcagaagaagatgaatCGGGTCGATAACAAGAGAGAAATGGATCGCGAGCTGCTCATGAAGGCGGCGCAGCGTAATGTTGATGCCGCCATGCAGGACCTCGAGATGAAAGTCTATGCCGACACGGGCCGTCCTACGCCTTCTGTGCAGAGGGAATGGGATAGAATTGCCGAGGGACGGGCGCGGAAAGAAATTGAGACTGCGGAAGCTACTGGGGGTGTGCAAGGGGAGCAAGTCAATATCGGCACCCACCAGTTCATGGATATGGCGGATGTTGAAGCTGTTGCGCGCTCTCGTCTTCAACCTGCGCTTGATGAGATCACGGACCAGGCGGAGACGCAGAGGGCCCAAGATGTGGAGGCCCGcctggatgaagaggagcagaagagaCATGCAGCCGTGGAGCGTGAGCGGGAGGCTGATCTGAGGGCTGAGGAGAAGCGTCAGAAGAAAG ATGCTGTAAAAGAGGAGACGAAAGCTGAACCCAAAAGCAAGAAGCTCTTCCCTGTGGGACTCTTTAGAATGAAGACCAAGCGAGGTCGCATTGGGAAACCTATCGCCCAAGAGGACCCTACACAGGACGGTGTAGCAGCAGTTCAGGAAGAACCTGCTGCGCAAGAGCTTGCTGAACAAGAGGCAGGtcccgaagaagaggcttCCACTGCTGAGGGTGGTTTCTCCAGAGAGGCCCATGGCCAGAAGGCTGCTGACGAGCCGGAAGGCGCTGCGGCTGCAATTGCCGCCGCTGGTCAAACGCAAACTCCTGCCGCTGATGGCGAAGGTGGTTTCTCTAGAGAGGCTCACGGCCAAAAGGCTGCTGATGAGCCGGAAGGCGCTGCATCTGTGATTGCCGCCGCGGGTCAGACACAGagccctgctgctgatggcgAAGGTGGTTTCTCTAGGGAGGCCTACGGCCAGAAGGCTGCTGACGAGCCAGAAGGCGCTGCATCTGCGATTGCCGCCGCGGGTCAGACAAAGACTCCTGCCGCTGCTGACGGCGAAGGTGGTTTCTCAAGAGAAGCACACGGTCAGACAGGCGCTGACGAACCTGAgggcgcagcagcagtgaAGGTCGCCGCAGTAGCTCCGATTGCGAAACCCACTACGCTACCCACCAGAGAAGACATGCAGCGTGGCACAAGCCTCCCCGAGATTGAGGACTATGATGATACTGCTGCCGCCGCGTCGGACCCTGATGCTATGCGCAATATCCGTCCTATAACAAGCCCGCGAGCCGACCGCAAACTGAAGACCTGGTTTCGCGATCGACTGATTCGTCAGTCTAGTGATGACCCAGTCGCTGTGTACCCTCACCAGCCGGGGCCTGAATTCGCGACGGACAGTGAGTCGGGGTTCACGGGAGGTGCTGCTCTGACAAGAAAAGACGAGCCCCGTGGTGCAGCACTAAGCTCGCACCCTGTTACTGGGGTGGACCTGGAGCCACATGACAATCGACAGGGAGGAACCATGACTCCGACTGAGGAAGAGGCCGTCCAGCCTCCTCCGGCCCAGCAGAATGGTGGTGGCAAGAAAAACCGTCTGCGTCGGAGTTTCTTGAAGTCCGTGTCGCGCACTACTCAAGAATCCAAGACCGATGGTGTCACAAATGGATCTCAGACACTCTCTGACTCTAAGAGTCGGGATGTTCAGGGTCTTCGGAACAGCGCCGTTGAACAGGGCTTGCCTGTTCCGCCGGCCCTCGGTGAAGCTCCCAGCACCGGCCGCGAATCAAGATTTTCTGAGGATCTATGA
- a CDS encoding uncharacterized protein (ID:PFLUO_000047-T1.cds;~source:funannotate), translating into MTDPDVPASQKAFVPLENNPEVMSHLVHQLGLPPTLGFTDVFSIDEPDLLAFVPRPAHALLLVFPVSATYEASRTTEDSTLPEYSGSGPTEPVMWFKQTIRNACGLIGLLHAVSNGEPRRQVIPGSDLDALLRGAEGLAPVQRADLLYDSKALESAHGDAAKLGDTAAPQAEDSVDLHFVAFVRGDDGTLWELDGRRKGPLARGLLKEGDDALSDAALDLGVRRFLKAEAEGGNPDLRFSLVSLGPLFD; encoded by the exons ATGACCGACCCTGATGTGCCAGCCTCACAAAAGGCCTTTGTGCCTCTCG AGAACAACCCCGAGGTTATGAGCCACCTGGTGCACCAACTCGGCCTGCCACCCACCCTCGGCTTCACGGACGTCTTCTCGATCGACGAGCCCGACCTGCTCGCATTCGTCCCCCGGCCCGCACATGCCCTCCTCCTAGTCTTCCCCGTCTCAGCTACCTACGAAGCCTCCCGCACAACAGAAGACAGCACCCTCCCCGAGTACAGCGGCTCCGGCCCCACCGAGCCCGTCATGTGGTTCAAGCAGACCATCCGCAACGCATGCGGGCTCATCGGACTGCTCCACGCCGTGTCCAACGGAGAGCCCCGCCGCCAGGTGATTCCGGGGTCGGATCTAGAtgccctcctccgcggcgCGGAGGGTCTAGCCCCCGTGCAGCGCGCGGATCTGCTATATGATAGCAAAGCGCTAGAGAGCGCCCATGGCGACGCGGCCAAGCTCGGTGATACAGCTGCGCCGCAGGCGGAGGACAGTGTCGACTTGCATTTTGTGGCGTTTGTGCGGGGGGATGATGGGACGCTGTGGGAGCTCGACGGGCGCCGGAAGGGGCCGTTGGCGAGAGGGTTGCTGAAGGAGGGGGATGATGCGCTGAGCGACGCAgcgctggatctgggggtAAGGAGATTCTtgaaggccgaggcggagggtgggAATCCGGATTTGCGGTTCAGTCTGGTCAGTTTGGGGCCTCTTTTCGATTGA
- a CDS encoding uncharacterized protein (ID:PFLUO_000048-T1.cds;~source:funannotate), with translation MYAFHSTKVSPTRYTPHVLPCRIHHDGPIESTERFWAPRPDEDGTQSAHFRGRKLRGRRVPLPDGYRGVIATPTDRVMTAASQRPDHHDIEMEGPNAEPEEPVKALETKGTFADLMVWGHETTPAADDAYVKGVQEWLQLAEAIVEMPPSDLAKLAPEALIPQFQVDKLLKQGPPPDQNGRRIALLGSIDSQQGILIAERAAFATESLEVLQAFHAAIGQVKNLGDNDIYRWYLASSSSFEPQPDLKINLIWPCTHSHIKKYSDQQLRMVTETPAIYRDHIQPYMRAKREQGRLNWVFNILEGRTEQEDVIMRDAGHGPEDAFLMLPDLNWDRKTMGSLHLLALVHRRDIWSLRDLKKSHVPWLRYLRQRVLEATVKMYPGLAADQLKLYVHYQPTYYHFHIHVVNVMLEAGATQATGKAFGLENLISQLETMAGDDEASMAEVSLTYYLGEASELWTEIFAPLKNNG, from the exons ATGTACGCCTTCCACTCAACCAAGGTCTCTCCCACGCGCTACACCCCTCACGTCCTCCCCTGCCGCATTCACCACGACGGGCCGATTGAGTCCACCGAGCGCTTCTGGGCTCCCCGgcccgacgaggatggcacTCAATCAGCCCATTTCCGAGGGCGCAAACTCCGCGGTCGACGCGTGCCGCTGCCAGATGGATATCGTG GAGTGATTGCAACACCGACCGACCGAGTGATGACGGCGGCGTCGCAACGACCCGATCACCACGACATCGAGATGGAGGGCCCCAACGCGGAACCAGAGGAGCCGGTCAAGGCCCTGGAGACGAAGGGGACCTTTGCGGACTTAATGGTTTGGGGCCATGAGACCACGCCGGCGGCGGATGATGCGTATGTGAAGGGCGTGCAGGAATGGCTACAGTTGGCCGAAGCG atcgtcgaAATGCCGCCATCCGACCTTGCGAAACTGGCCCCCGAGGCGCTGATCCCCCAGTTCCAGGTGGACAAGTTGCTCAAACAAG GTCCACCCCCAGACCAGAATGGACGACGAATTGCCCTCCTCGGATCCATCGACAGCCAACAAGGGATCCTTATCGCTGAGCGTGCTGCCTTCGCAACGGAATCACTGGAGGTCCTACAAGCCTTCCACGCGGCCATTGGCCAAGTCAAGAACCTAGGCGACAACGACATCTACCGGTGGTACctggcctcctcctcctccttcgaaCCCCAGCCCGACCTCAAAATCAACCTCATCTGGCCATGCACCCATTCCCACATCAAAAAATATTCCGACCAGCAGTTGCGCATGGTTACCGAGACCCCGGCCATCTACCGCGACCACATCCAGCCCTACATGCGCGCAAAGCGAGAGCAAGGCCGACTGAACTGGGTGTTCAATATCCTGGAAGGCCGGACCGAACAGGAGGATGTCATCATGCGCGATGCGGGCCATGGCCCCGAGGACGCATTCCTCATGCTGCCCGACCTGAACTGGGACCGCAAGACGATGGGCTCCCTGCAcctgctggcgctggtgcaCCGGCGTGATATCTGGAGCTTACGGGATTTGAAAAAGAGCCATGTGCCCTGGCTCCGGTATCTGCGGCAGCGGGTGTTGGAGGCGACGGTGAAGATGTATCCCGGACTGGCGGCGGATCAGCTGAAGCTCTACGTGCACT ATCAACCAACCTATTACCATTTCCATATCCATGTTGTGAATGTTATGTTAGAGGCCGGGGCGACCCAGGCGACCGGCAAGGCGTTTGGCCTGGAGAATCTGATTTCGCAACTGGAGACGATGGCAGGCGATGATGAGGCCAGTATGGCGGAGGTGAGCCTGACGTATTATCTGGGGGAGGCCAGTGAGTTGTGGACGGAGATCTTTGCGCCGTTGAAGAATAATGGGTAG